A region of Myxococcus stipitatus DSM 14675 DNA encodes the following proteins:
- a CDS encoding ABC transporter ATP-binding protein — protein sequence MNVTNSAPAIEVSNLRKTYRRAFRKTGSIALQGMDLVVPRGSAFGLIGPNGAGKTTFIKSILGIVQPTEGTVRVLGGSPEDARIRARIGYLPERLHLPGSWMPTAFLAMVGRLKSLPPDAAGDLRLLERVGLSDAVSRKIGGYSKGMRQRLGLAAALIGKPELLVLDEPTDGIDPMGRMEVRRILQEEVQRGTTLFLNSHLLAETERICDRVAILAQGRVVREGRLDELVRGESRWIARFAPGANAEGLTGAGFVPARADGLYHVEAPDPGALNAALDRARACGALLVELRRDGMDLEAVLLGTMGSEPGRAEVAA from the coding sequence GTGAACGTGACAAACAGCGCACCTGCCATCGAAGTCAGCAACCTGCGGAAGACGTATCGCCGCGCCTTCCGGAAGACCGGCAGCATCGCCCTTCAGGGCATGGACCTGGTCGTTCCCAGAGGCAGCGCCTTCGGCCTCATCGGGCCCAACGGCGCCGGCAAGACGACCTTCATCAAGAGCATCCTGGGCATCGTCCAGCCCACCGAGGGCACGGTGCGAGTGCTGGGAGGCTCCCCCGAGGACGCCCGGATTCGCGCGCGCATCGGCTACCTGCCAGAGCGGCTGCACCTGCCGGGGTCGTGGATGCCCACCGCGTTCCTCGCCATGGTGGGTCGGCTCAAGAGCCTGCCTCCCGACGCCGCGGGCGACCTGCGGCTCTTGGAGCGGGTGGGCCTCTCGGACGCCGTGTCGCGCAAGATTGGCGGCTACTCCAAGGGCATGCGGCAGCGGCTGGGCCTGGCCGCGGCGCTCATCGGCAAGCCGGAGCTGCTGGTGCTGGATGAGCCCACGGACGGCATCGACCCGATGGGCCGCATGGAGGTGCGGCGCATCCTCCAGGAGGAGGTCCAGCGGGGCACGACGCTCTTCCTGAACTCCCACCTGCTGGCGGAGACCGAGCGCATCTGCGACCGGGTCGCCATCCTGGCGCAAGGGCGCGTGGTGCGAGAGGGCCGGCTGGACGAGCTGGTGCGGGGTGAGTCCCGGTGGATTGCCCGCTTCGCGCCGGGCGCCAACGCGGAGGGGCTGACGGGCGCGGGCTTCGTGCCGGCCCGAGCGGATGGCCTGTATCACGTGGAGGCCCCGGACCCGGGGGCGCTCAACGCGGCGCTGGACCGGGCGAGGGCCTGCGGGGCACTGCTGGTGGAGCTGCGGCGGGACGGAATGGACTTGGAGGCGGTGTTGCTGGGAACCATGGGCTCCGAGCCGGGGCGGGCAGAGGTGGCGGCATGA
- the hemB gene encoding porphobilinogen synthase: MAHPVHRPRRLRRSPVLREMVRETRLDPGDFIYPLFVVEGRDVRRPIASMPGIFNLSVEHAVAEARLAKSLGVPSVILFGIPDHKDARGTQAYARDGIVQRAIREIKAAEPDLQVIADVCLCEYTDHGHCGVLEEGHVVNDATLPLLAQMSVTCAQAGADIIAPSDMMDGRVGAIRRALDEVRLTDIPILSYAAKYASGYYGPFREAAQSTPKSGDRRGYQMDPGNVREALKEVALDVEEGADMLMVKPALAYLDVIRAVRERFDLPLAAYNVSGEYAMLKAAGQNGWIDYERVMLETLTGIKRAGADLIITYHALEAAKLL, encoded by the coding sequence ATGGCCCATCCCGTCCACCGCCCCCGCCGCCTGCGCCGTTCTCCCGTCCTGCGAGAGATGGTGCGCGAAACGCGGCTCGACCCGGGGGACTTCATCTATCCCCTCTTCGTCGTGGAAGGCCGGGACGTGCGCCGTCCCATCGCCTCCATGCCGGGCATCTTCAACCTGTCGGTGGAGCACGCGGTGGCGGAGGCCCGCCTGGCGAAGTCCCTGGGCGTGCCCTCCGTCATCCTCTTCGGGATTCCCGACCACAAGGATGCCCGGGGCACGCAGGCCTACGCGCGCGACGGAATCGTCCAGCGCGCCATCCGGGAGATCAAGGCCGCCGAGCCGGACCTCCAGGTCATCGCCGACGTGTGCCTCTGCGAGTACACGGACCATGGCCACTGTGGCGTGCTGGAGGAGGGCCACGTCGTCAACGACGCCACGCTGCCCCTGCTCGCGCAGATGTCCGTCACCTGCGCGCAGGCCGGCGCGGACATCATCGCCCCGTCGGACATGATGGACGGGCGGGTGGGGGCCATCCGCCGCGCGCTCGACGAGGTGCGCCTGACGGATATCCCCATCCTCTCCTACGCGGCCAAGTACGCCTCCGGCTACTACGGCCCCTTCCGCGAGGCCGCCCAGAGCACCCCCAAGTCGGGTGACCGCCGGGGCTACCAGATGGACCCGGGCAACGTGCGGGAGGCGCTCAAGGAAGTGGCGCTGGACGTGGAGGAGGGGGCCGACATGCTCATGGTCAAGCCGGCGCTGGCCTACCTGGACGTCATCCGGGCGGTGCGGGAGCGCTTCGACCTGCCCCTGGCCGCCTACAACGTCTCCGGCGAGTACGCCATGCTCAAGGCGGCCGGCCAGAATGGTTGGATTGACTACGAACGGGTGATGCTGGAGACGCTCACCGGCATCAAGCGGGCGGGGGCCGACCTCATCATCACCTACCACGCGCTGGAAGCCGCGAAGCTCCTGTAG
- a CDS encoding RDD family protein, with product MSAPRERVLMAASRGGGRALRLVVHDAEPGSPYPKASLWLRLGARIVDVAVAWGLYVVCGAAGSVVALLFLLLADGMIQGQSVGKRIFGVKVMHLPTRSAARHRDSTLRNAPLALIVLLGMMPAPLGAVAAVAGLVVIGGIEAWRVLRDPLGWRLGDTWAQTQVVDGKVVAGATVAARDPVAHQRAPGRLMSAAKVRRGRSLKKRRGLPCASR from the coding sequence GTGAGCGCGCCCCGTGAGCGGGTCCTCATGGCGGCCAGCCGAGGCGGAGGGCGCGCGCTGCGGCTGGTGGTGCATGACGCCGAGCCGGGCTCGCCCTATCCGAAGGCCTCGCTGTGGCTGCGGTTGGGCGCGCGCATCGTCGACGTGGCGGTGGCGTGGGGCCTGTACGTGGTGTGTGGCGCCGCGGGCTCGGTCGTCGCGCTGCTGTTCCTGCTGCTCGCGGATGGGATGATCCAGGGCCAGAGCGTGGGCAAGCGCATCTTCGGCGTGAAGGTGATGCATCTGCCGACGCGCTCGGCGGCGCGGCACCGCGACAGCACGCTTCGCAACGCACCGCTGGCGCTCATCGTCCTGCTGGGAATGATGCCGGCGCCGCTGGGCGCGGTGGCGGCCGTCGCGGGGCTGGTGGTGATTGGCGGCATCGAGGCGTGGCGCGTGCTGAGAGACCCGCTTGGTTGGCGGCTCGGCGACACGTGGGCCCAGACGCAAGTGGTGGATGGGAAGGTTGTGGCCGGCGCAACCGTTGCAGCTCGCGACCCGGTGGCGCACCAGCGTGCGCCGGGGCGGCTCATGTCCGCGGCGAAAGTCCGTCGCGGTCGTTCGTTGAAGAAGAGAAGGGGGCTCCCGTGCGCATCGCGCTGA
- a CDS encoding D-alanine--D-alanine ligase family protein: MRIALTHNLRLSDSEEEAEFDTQETVNALAAAIERLGHRLERFEVSGPASRTVARLEAYSPDLIFNTAEGRRGRFREAFYPALFDELGFPYTGSDPYALAVTLDKQLTKLVLSKQGIRTPGWQYVEKLNELVAENLRFPVIVKPNFEGSSKGITQDSIAETLDEVRLKVASALEKYPSGVLVEEFIPGRDLTVPFLAAVDNDYDGVLTPVEYVVDPAVTAGRRYAIYDYELKTKKENAVSVLAPARIPARTAEDIRKMAQKIYKALDCRDLGRIDFRLSDAGVPYFLEINALPSLEPGAGIYASAELDGLHLDGVINSIIQSAARRYKIKDSARRQGKPARKTGPLRVGFTYNVKRVKPSAHGESVEDSEAEYDSPNTLQAIREAIASWGHEVIDLEATAELPTVLSSTPLDIVFNIAEGFKGRNRESQVPAMLELLDIPYTGSDPATLSIALDKALAKKIVRQAGILTPNFQLMATGKERLNKEFTTFPLIVKPVAEGSSKGVVTKSVCHSEAELREVVREIASKYQQPALIEEYIGGREFTVGLLGERRPRVLPPMEIVFLDKGEKNPVYSFQHKLDWTDRIRYDAPAKIEPALLEKLRTAARSSFMALGCRDVARIDFRMDDKGRIYFIECNPLPGLTPGWSDLVLIAQGAGMDYRALIGEIMAPAIRRYKEREARRAATEHASTVIHKVASLDEPGAMSAPAPSASAPPAASPHGNGGNGNGGTSSAGASSSEGAPRIEAKA; the protein is encoded by the coding sequence GTGCGCATCGCGCTGACCCACAATCTCAGGTTGTCTGATTCGGAAGAGGAAGCGGAGTTCGACACCCAGGAGACGGTCAACGCGCTGGCCGCGGCCATCGAGCGGCTGGGACACCGGCTGGAGCGCTTCGAGGTGAGTGGCCCCGCCTCGCGCACCGTGGCGCGGCTGGAGGCCTACAGCCCGGACCTCATCTTCAACACGGCCGAGGGACGCCGGGGCCGCTTCCGAGAGGCGTTCTATCCCGCGCTCTTCGACGAGCTGGGCTTCCCGTACACCGGCTCGGACCCGTATGCGCTGGCGGTGACGTTGGACAAGCAGCTCACCAAGCTGGTCCTGTCCAAGCAGGGCATCCGCACGCCGGGCTGGCAGTACGTGGAGAAGCTCAACGAGCTGGTCGCGGAGAACCTGCGCTTCCCCGTCATCGTGAAGCCCAACTTCGAGGGCTCCTCGAAGGGCATCACCCAGGACTCCATCGCGGAGACCCTGGACGAGGTGCGCCTCAAGGTGGCCTCCGCGCTGGAGAAGTACCCGTCGGGTGTCCTGGTGGAGGAGTTCATCCCGGGACGCGACTTGACGGTGCCCTTCCTGGCGGCGGTGGACAACGACTACGACGGCGTGCTGACGCCGGTGGAGTACGTGGTGGACCCGGCCGTCACCGCGGGCCGCCGGTACGCCATCTACGACTACGAGCTGAAGACGAAGAAGGAGAACGCCGTCTCCGTGCTCGCGCCCGCCCGGATTCCCGCCCGCACGGCGGAGGACATCCGGAAGATGGCGCAGAAGATCTACAAGGCGCTCGACTGCCGCGACCTGGGCCGCATCGACTTCCGGCTCAGCGACGCGGGCGTGCCGTACTTCCTGGAGATCAACGCGCTGCCCAGCCTGGAGCCGGGGGCGGGCATCTACGCGTCCGCGGAGCTGGACGGACTGCACCTGGACGGAGTCATCAACTCCATCATCCAGAGCGCGGCGCGGCGCTACAAGATCAAGGACTCCGCGCGGCGGCAGGGCAAGCCCGCGCGCAAGACGGGGCCGCTGCGGGTGGGCTTCACGTACAACGTGAAGCGCGTGAAGCCCAGCGCGCATGGGGAGTCGGTGGAGGACAGCGAGGCGGAGTACGACTCGCCCAACACGCTCCAGGCCATCCGCGAGGCGATTGCCTCCTGGGGCCACGAGGTCATCGACCTGGAGGCCACCGCGGAGCTGCCCACGGTGCTGTCCAGCACGCCGCTGGACATCGTCTTCAACATCGCCGAGGGCTTCAAGGGCCGCAACCGCGAGAGCCAGGTGCCCGCTATGCTGGAGCTCCTGGACATCCCGTACACGGGCAGCGACCCGGCCACGCTCTCCATCGCGTTGGACAAGGCGCTGGCGAAGAAGATCGTCCGCCAGGCCGGCATCCTCACGCCCAACTTCCAGCTCATGGCCACGGGCAAGGAGCGGCTCAACAAGGAGTTCACCACCTTCCCGCTCATCGTGAAGCCGGTGGCGGAGGGCAGCTCCAAGGGCGTTGTCACCAAGAGCGTCTGCCACAGCGAGGCGGAGCTGCGCGAGGTGGTGCGCGAAATCGCCAGCAAGTACCAGCAGCCCGCGCTCATCGAGGAGTACATCGGCGGGCGCGAGTTCACCGTGGGCCTGCTCGGGGAGCGGCGTCCTCGGGTGCTTCCGCCCATGGAGATTGTCTTCCTGGACAAGGGCGAGAAGAACCCCGTCTACAGCTTCCAGCACAAGCTCGATTGGACGGACCGCATCCGCTACGACGCGCCCGCCAAGATTGAGCCCGCGCTGCTGGAGAAGCTGCGCACGGCCGCGCGCAGCTCGTTCATGGCGCTGGGGTGCCGCGACGTCGCGCGCATCGACTTCCGCATGGACGACAAGGGCCGCATCTACTTCATCGAGTGCAACCCGCTGCCGGGCCTCACGCCGGGCTGGAGCGACCTGGTGCTCATCGCCCAGGGCGCCGGCATGGACTACCGCGCGCTCATCGGCGAAATCATGGCGCCCGCCATCCGCCGCTACAAAGAGCGCGAGGCTCGCCGGGCCGCCACCGAGCACGCCTCCACCGTGATTCACAAGGTGGCCTCGCTGGATGAGCCGGGGGCGATGTCCGCGCCCGCTCCGTCCGCCAGCGCGCCGCCCGCCGCGAGCCCCCATGGCAACGGCGGCAACGGCAACGGCGGCACCAGCTCCGCGGGGGCCTCGTCCTCCGAGGGGGCTCCGCGCATCGAAGCCAAGGCCTGA
- a CDS encoding P1 family peptidase has protein sequence MVHIPEYNGPRVRARELGLPLGRFKPGKYNAITDVDGILVGHCTLIQGEGPLRPGHGPVRTGVTAILPNNGNIFMERMTGGGFVLNGAGEVSGMTQLMEWGLIETPILLTNTMAVGAVSDGVARHLVERYPGIGDEHDVIIPIVGECDDSWLNDISGRHVREEHVYEAIRNAASGPVAEGNVGGGTGMVTCDFKGGIGTASRKLPEVLGGYTLGVLVMSNFGKMHNLRVGGLPVGEVLAEKFKGAPKRGTTYGSIIAVVATDAPLLSHQINRLCKRVGLGIGRVGSYAAHGSGEIVVGFSTANIIPRRTQKMVYKLKLLLDQRLDPLYEAVMEATEEAILNAMCMATSMTGANGNHCPALPLDEVRHFVDACKPIFASVKKRPHQSSAPASREKPTDEDREGEVTVSTARPTQVRGAEGIPFPTRPAPEVEPGGEPGAEQASSTPLKGSSSGSPSGSDS, from the coding sequence ATGGTGCACATCCCCGAGTACAACGGACCGCGGGTTCGCGCCCGAGAGCTGGGACTTCCCTTGGGGCGCTTCAAGCCCGGGAAGTACAACGCCATCACCGACGTGGATGGCATCCTCGTGGGCCACTGCACGCTCATCCAGGGGGAAGGCCCCCTGAGACCGGGCCATGGGCCGGTGCGCACGGGTGTGACGGCCATCCTGCCGAACAACGGCAACATCTTCATGGAGCGGATGACGGGCGGAGGCTTCGTGCTCAACGGCGCGGGCGAGGTCTCCGGCATGACGCAGCTGATGGAGTGGGGGCTCATCGAGACGCCCATCCTCCTGACGAACACCATGGCGGTGGGCGCGGTGTCGGACGGCGTGGCGCGCCACCTGGTGGAGCGCTACCCGGGCATCGGCGACGAGCACGACGTCATCATCCCCATCGTCGGCGAGTGCGACGACTCCTGGCTCAACGACATCTCCGGCCGGCACGTGCGCGAGGAGCACGTCTACGAGGCCATCCGCAACGCGGCCTCGGGCCCGGTGGCCGAGGGCAACGTGGGCGGCGGCACCGGCATGGTGACGTGTGACTTCAAGGGCGGCATCGGCACCGCGTCCCGCAAGCTGCCGGAGGTGCTGGGGGGCTACACCCTGGGCGTCCTGGTGATGTCCAACTTCGGGAAGATGCACAACCTGCGCGTCGGCGGCCTCCCGGTGGGGGAGGTGCTGGCGGAGAAGTTCAAGGGCGCCCCCAAGCGCGGCACCACCTACGGCTCCATCATCGCGGTGGTGGCCACGGACGCGCCCCTGTTGAGCCATCAAATCAACCGCTTGTGCAAGCGGGTGGGCCTGGGCATCGGCCGGGTGGGCAGCTACGCCGCGCACGGCTCGGGGGAAATCGTGGTGGGCTTCTCCACCGCGAACATCATCCCGCGTCGCACCCAGAAGATGGTCTACAAGCTGAAGCTCCTCTTGGACCAGCGGCTGGACCCCCTCTACGAGGCGGTGATGGAGGCCACCGAGGAGGCCATCCTCAACGCCATGTGCATGGCCACCTCCATGACGGGCGCCAACGGCAACCACTGCCCGGCGCTCCCCCTGGACGAGGTCCGCCACTTCGTGGACGCCTGCAAGCCCATCTTCGCCTCGGTGAAGAAGCGCCCCCACCAGAGCAGCGCCCCGGCCTCCCGGGAGAAGCCCACGGACGAGGACCGGGAGGGGGAGGTCACCGTGTCCACCGCCCGACCCACCCAGGTCCGGGGGGCGGAGGGGATTCCCTTCCCGACACGTCCGGCCCCCGAGGTGGAACCCGGGGGGGAGCCTGGGGCCGAGCAGGCCTCTTCGACACCTTTGAAGGGTTCCTCTTCCGGGAGCCCTTCGGGTTCTGATAGTTAA
- a CDS encoding AI-2E family transporter encodes MADSRRWSNYGFAALFALVLMLFSRILLPFLMPVLLGGFLVVLFMPVQDYLCQKTRGRKALCAGLSTLTVFLLILAPLALVGWLVAREVLHVVGRAQDVLEQIDVGHWLGAVLPRGLSRFIRFDLESSHAERSLMAAVAGSASLLKDVVGAGTELAINMFLMTVAMYYFFLDGRRLVSEVTALIPLERRYLDAFAREFTDVAYAMVYGNTITALIQGAVGFLGLLIAGVPHAGVWGAAMVLVALVPVGGTALVWGPIGLVLIAVGKVSEGVFLLAWGTLLVGSIDNVIRPRLCGSRMALHPLLVFLSMFGGLAVFGMMGLLVGPLIASLFMAMVRIYRRDFLGRGRSEGEPPVAVRLEAPPLATAPPVVAASAPANA; translated from the coding sequence GTGGCTGATTCGCGGCGGTGGTCGAACTATGGGTTCGCGGCGCTGTTTGCGCTCGTGCTGATGCTGTTCTCCAGGATTCTGTTGCCGTTCCTGATGCCTGTCTTGCTGGGCGGCTTCCTGGTGGTCCTCTTCATGCCGGTGCAGGACTACCTGTGCCAGAAGACACGGGGCCGCAAGGCCTTGTGCGCGGGGTTGTCGACCCTGACGGTGTTCCTGCTCATCCTCGCGCCGCTGGCCCTGGTGGGGTGGCTGGTGGCGCGCGAGGTGCTCCACGTCGTGGGGCGCGCGCAGGACGTGTTGGAGCAGATAGATGTGGGGCACTGGCTGGGTGCCGTGCTCCCGAGGGGCCTGAGCCGCTTCATCCGCTTCGACCTCGAGAGCAGCCACGCGGAGCGCTCGCTGATGGCGGCGGTGGCGGGAAGCGCGTCGCTGTTGAAGGACGTGGTGGGGGCGGGCACGGAGCTGGCCATCAACATGTTCCTGATGACGGTGGCCATGTATTACTTCTTCCTCGATGGCCGCCGGCTGGTGTCGGAGGTGACGGCGCTGATTCCGCTGGAGCGGCGCTATCTCGATGCCTTCGCGCGGGAGTTCACCGACGTCGCCTACGCGATGGTCTACGGCAACACCATCACCGCGCTCATCCAAGGGGCGGTGGGATTCCTGGGGTTGCTCATCGCCGGGGTGCCGCACGCGGGGGTGTGGGGGGCGGCCATGGTGTTGGTGGCGCTGGTGCCGGTGGGAGGCACGGCCCTGGTCTGGGGGCCCATCGGCCTGGTGCTCATCGCCGTGGGGAAGGTGAGCGAGGGCGTGTTCCTCCTGGCCTGGGGCACGCTGCTCGTGGGGAGCATCGACAACGTCATCCGCCCCCGGTTGTGTGGCTCGCGCATGGCGCTGCACCCGCTGCTCGTCTTCCTCTCGATGTTCGGTGGGCTGGCGGTGTTCGGGATGATGGGGCTGTTGGTGGGGCCGCTCATCGCGTCGCTCTTCATGGCGATGGTGCGCATCTACCGCCGTGACTTCCTGGGGAGGGGTCGCTCGGAAGGAGAGCCGCCCGTGGCGGTGCGGTTGGAGGCACCTCCCCTGGCGACAGCGCCTCCGGTGGTGGCGGCCTCGGCGCCCGCGAACGCATGA